One window of Burkholderia vietnamiensis LMG 10929 genomic DNA carries:
- a CDS encoding IS30 family transposase, with the protein MTNYKHLSAEERAVIMIEKARNTSVRAIARLLGRSASTITRELARNRTEAPRCYDATSAARAYRTRRERSRRQAKLAAGSTLYWRVHHDLVYRCWSPQQIAARLREMHPDNPEQRVSHETIYAAIYTHPRGGLKQAMIEALRQEKPVRGNARKTLARKSFVPEELRIVHRPEAIETRQWPGHWEGDLIKGAFNRSCVGTLVERKTRFVVLCRMDGCTAEDALEGFTRQMKKLPAFLRESLTYDRGSEMTCHVELAERLNLDIWFADPYAPWQRGSNENTNGLLRQFLPKGMDLSGVTQMQLNDIAKLMNGRPRQTLNWKTPEEAMAMELAATGLAKRCT; encoded by the coding sequence ATGACGAATTACAAGCATCTGAGCGCCGAAGAGCGCGCGGTGATCATGATCGAGAAGGCCCGGAACACGAGCGTCAGAGCGATTGCAAGGCTGCTTGGCCGCAGCGCGTCGACGATCACACGAGAACTGGCGCGCAATCGTACGGAAGCGCCTCGCTGCTATGACGCCACAAGCGCGGCCAGAGCCTATCGGACGCGCCGCGAGCGAAGTCGGCGTCAGGCGAAACTGGCAGCAGGAAGCACGCTGTACTGGCGGGTGCATCACGATCTGGTTTATCGGTGCTGGTCGCCGCAGCAAATTGCTGCGAGACTTCGCGAGATGCATCCAGACAACCCCGAGCAACGAGTCAGCCACGAAACGATCTACGCGGCGATTTATACCCATCCCCGCGGCGGCTTGAAGCAGGCCATGATTGAGGCCCTGCGTCAGGAGAAACCGGTGCGTGGCAACGCACGCAAGACGCTGGCCCGCAAGAGCTTTGTGCCGGAAGAACTTCGCATCGTCCATCGGCCCGAGGCAATCGAAACGCGCCAATGGCCCGGTCATTGGGAAGGCGATCTCATCAAGGGGGCCTTCAATCGTTCCTGCGTCGGCACACTGGTCGAGCGCAAGACGCGCTTCGTGGTGCTGTGCCGCATGGATGGCTGCACGGCCGAGGATGCACTGGAAGGCTTCACGCGCCAGATGAAGAAGCTGCCGGCCTTTCTGCGGGAAAGCCTGACCTACGATCGCGGATCGGAAATGACCTGTCATGTCGAGCTGGCTGAACGATTGAATCTGGATATCTGGTTCGCGGATCCCTACGCGCCTTGGCAACGAGGCAGCAACGAAAATACCAACGGCCTGCTGCGCCAGTTTCTACCCAAAGGAATGGACCTGTCAGGCGTGACCCAGATGCAGTTGAACGATATTGCCAAGCTGATGAACGGACGCCCTCGTCAAACCCTCAACTGGAAAACCCCCGAAGAGGCCATGGCGATGGAATTGGCTGCCACCGGGTTGGCTAAACGTTGCACTTGA
- a CDS encoding acyltransferase family protein has protein sequence MVLLAHIIRGVLIAADPTLRRWYLLFPTDGDFAVYVLFVVSGFALACGYLETGNIRFLTSLAIKRYPRLMLPVLASSLIGFVLVDLGLTFNHEAAVVVRSPWLDFAFTLSVSLFNCLKFALFDVFFAYDPQRAYNGVLWTMSIELYGSMLVCCVLALFGKESRWIAYVACALVCALLNSPLLAFIFGMMLAELYHWRGRTLLDVAAPYFLVLVVGSCIVASIYTPYPRDPRFLSVLEGLLVLAISLYASARRFFGVRLSRFLGSISFPLYLTHMFVILSFTSWSIVELNSRGVDKRVAAICIILTTIPLSILGAVAFLPVEAASVRVARRFADACLVQRKVCGETQF, from the coding sequence ATGGTTTTGTTGGCCCACATTATTCGTGGAGTTTTAATCGCTGCAGATCCGACTTTAAGGAGGTGGTATCTGCTCTTTCCGACCGACGGCGACTTCGCGGTGTACGTATTATTTGTGGTATCTGGTTTTGCTCTCGCGTGCGGATATCTGGAGACGGGCAATATCCGGTTCCTGACGTCGCTCGCGATTAAAAGGTATCCAAGGTTAATGTTGCCGGTCCTCGCTTCGTCGTTGATCGGATTTGTGCTGGTTGATTTGGGATTGACCTTTAATCATGAGGCCGCGGTTGTGGTAAGAAGCCCATGGTTGGATTTTGCATTTACTTTATCGGTATCGCTTTTTAATTGTCTTAAATTTGCACTGTTTGACGTGTTTTTTGCTTATGACCCGCAGCGTGCATACAATGGCGTTTTGTGGACGATGAGTATCGAGCTATACGGTTCAATGCTTGTCTGCTGCGTGCTTGCGCTATTCGGAAAGGAAAGTAGGTGGATTGCTTACGTTGCCTGTGCGCTGGTATGTGCGCTGCTGAACAGTCCGTTACTGGCATTTATATTTGGAATGATGTTGGCAGAACTTTATCATTGGCGAGGGCGGACTCTGCTTGATGTCGCAGCACCATATTTCCTTGTGCTAGTAGTGGGGTCATGCATTGTAGCGTCAATTTATACGCCATATCCAAGAGATCCCCGCTTTCTCTCCGTGCTGGAAGGGCTTCTAGTTCTTGCAATATCGCTGTATGCGTCAGCTCGTCGTTTCTTCGGAGTGCGCCTGTCCCGATTTCTTGGGTCCATTAGTTTTCCGCTGTATCTGACTCATATGTTTGTTATATTGAGCTTTACTTCGTGGTCCATTGTCGAGTTGAACTCCCGTGGTGTGGATAAGCGAGTTGCGGCAATCTGCATTATATTAACAACCATTCCGCTGTCAATCCTCGGTGCCGTGGCTTTCCTTCCGGTAGAGGCAGCCTCTGTTCGGGTCGCAAGGCGCTTTGCGGATGCATGTCTCGTTCAACGCAAGGTGTGCGGTGAAACTCAATTCTAG